TAGCGTTGGTGATCAGCAATTTCGCTTTCGGCGGTAACCAGTGGGCTACGCTCGCCATCTTCGCCATCGAACAGATCCTCTTGATCGGCACCTTGGGCTACAGCATCGGGCACAGGATCATGGGCATTCACGTCGTGCGCTTGGGGGGTGGGCCGGCAGGTCCACTGACCGCGGTGGTGCGGACCCTGCTGCTGTGCTTGGTGATCCCTGCAGTCGTCTTCGACCCGGACCAGCGTGGGCTACACGATAAGGCAATGAACACCATCCTCATCAGGAGATAGGCGGCCGGCCGTCGATCGTTTTTCAATACTTAAAAGAAAAAGCGCACTTCCCGCCGTGGGGAAGTGCGCTTTTGCGTTCGGTTCAATCCTGCCGGATCAGCGGCCGCGGGCGGCCTTGCGGTCCGGGCGGGCCTTGTAGGGGTCGATGCCCTTGGGGATCGGCAGGCGGTTTCCAAGGGAGTTGATGCGCTTACTTACTGCGTTGACCTCCACCTTGGTGAGTTCGTTCTTCATCTTTCCCATGGTTTTGGCCAGCTGGTTAAGCGGGACCTGGCCTTCACCGCGACCCGACTCCAGGATGTGGATGGTGACGTTGGGAAGAATGCGTGCAAGGCGCTTGCGTTCAGCGTCCACCAACGGCTTAACCCGGTGGGTTGGCCCTTCGCTGACCAAGACGATGCCAGGGCGGCCGATGGCCATGAAAACGGCGTCCTGGGTGCGCGGGTTGACTGCAACCGGCTGATCCTGCGTGACCCATCCTCGCCGAAGCGTCCCCAAGGCAGCGCCGGAGGCACCGGGCTGGTTCTCAATCTGCGCAAACGCTGCCTTTTCGGCCCGGCGCGAAAGAATGAAGACGGCGGCGAGCAGGCCCAAGGGAATGCCGATGATCAGGCCGGTAACCCAGTTTTCCAGCAGGTAGCCGATGAGGAAGGCAACCGCGACGACGGCAAGGAACGCCAGCAGCATGATCCAAACGACCTGGGGATCATTCCGCCGGGTCATTTTGAAAACTTCAGCGATCTGCTTCAGCTGGCTCGGCTTCTTGGCCTTGGCTTCCTTGGGCTTGCGCTGGAACAGACCACGCTTGGGTGCGTCGGCCGATGGGGTCGATTTGCTGGAATCAGGGGAGTTCGCCATAGTGCCTCAATTCTACGTGATATCCGCCCAAGCCCCGGACGTTACGGAGAAACTGCCGGGGCCCGGTTCGGGGATCGATCAACCCCGGCACCGGGGTGAAGCGCAGGGCACACGCTGATAAGGCACGACTGATTTTCC
This Paenarthrobacter sp. GOM3 DNA region includes the following protein-coding sequences:
- a CDS encoding RDD family protein yields the protein MVDRKDIGSWLSGPDTSGISKYPGERLGLPESGPGSIARAGRRIFGIVIDWTIALVISNFAFGGNQWATLAIFAIEQILLIGTLGYSIGHRIMGIHVVRLGGGPAGPLTAVVRTLLLCLVIPAVVFDPDQRGLHDKAMNTILIRR
- a CDS encoding DUF4191 domain-containing protein yields the protein MANSPDSSKSTPSADAPKRGLFQRKPKEAKAKKPSQLKQIAEVFKMTRRNDPQVVWIMLLAFLAVVAVAFLIGYLLENWVTGLIIGIPLGLLAAVFILSRRAEKAAFAQIENQPGASGAALGTLRRGWVTQDQPVAVNPRTQDAVFMAIGRPGIVLVSEGPTHRVKPLVDAERKRLARILPNVTIHILESGRGEGQVPLNQLAKTMGKMKNELTKVEVNAVSKRINSLGNRLPIPKGIDPYKARPDRKAARGR